A segment of the Kluyveromyces marxianus DMKU3-1042 DNA, complete genome, chromosome 5 genome:
GTGATGTCTTTCTTGGCCTGCTTACGCTCCTTTCTGTGTTGGGCAGCggccttcttcttgataccCTCTCTCATACGAGTGGATGTTCTTTTCGATTGCTTCTTTCTGACTCTCATTGTGCGGTGGTGTGTCTGCTAGGTGGTGGTTACTGTAGCAAAAAACTAGGTTCCTGAGGCTGTCGAGTAGTATAGTTAGTTATGGGTTGTGTGTGTTGTAAGTActagctcatctcatctcatcgcatctcatcgcatcgcatctcatcgcattgCACCGAGTGAAAAATTTCGCCTGGCAAAGGGGGAGGGGGATAACATAAATTgctttttatatatgtCAGGTGATCCTCACGTGACATCTTTTGGGTGCACGGGTTCGTTACCCGGCCACAATTTTTAAATAAAAACGAAACGAGTCACGTGAAATTCACGTGACTCGTTTTTTTCGGCGCCAAAACGCTCTCTCGGGGCTCCACGGCCCCAGCCTCCACCCGCAATCCGCCCTGCACCGCTCGCGCCACCACCAGCTGAAACATCCACTGCCCAGCATCCCTCAGCATCCCTCAACACCACGGCTGACGATTGCCGCCCTACCCCTCattccaaatccaaatcgCTTGCCAAAAAAGATTATTTCCCTTCCCAGCCAAGAGGCAATgctctctctctttcccTTGCCTATGCCTGTGCCATACCATACCCTTCTGAAACCATACTCTCCCATCTCGTCCCATCACATCACAaattttttctctttgagAAATATCGCATCCATCCGTGCACCGCACATTCCTATACCCAAGCTGTTCCCTACTCTACGCAATGCACGGATGTCCCGCCCACGTTGCCCCGCCCCACAACACAAACGCAGCGCAGCCCTTCTTGTCCTCCGGGAAATGCGGTTGAGCGATTTCTCGCCACCTTCCCCCAGACCACCCCGCACCGCACTCCCAATCTGTTCCTCCATGCCCAGACGTAAATGGAACCGCCGTGCCGCACGGCTAAAACTGTAAACAAGCAATTTGCAACGAATGGCTGAATGCGGCAGCTACGCACTGCTACGCGCTGCTACGCATTGCTACACCGCGTCGTGGCTGTGCGCCTTCTGACACCAAATGTACGCGGTGTCTGGCTCTAGTGCGGTATTTTTTGGGAGTAAAACCACTTGCCTGGAatcgaaaaagaaaattttCTGTGCATGTGCACAGACCGGCAAGCAGCGCACCTCTCGAGTCCTGTACTGGGTctgtaatattttttgttatttgtttattttttcgCATTCGTATTCGCATTTTCTGGTGATATTGGGCAAGTATTGTCGAATTTTGACGACGTCATTTTGAATTTCGAACACTCTGGTTATAGCGGTGTGCCATAGTGGAGGATAGAGGCCTGGATTTGGCATGGTATAGGAATGGTATAGGATAGAATAGAATAGGATAGTATAGTGAAGTAGTAGTGTTTGGAGGGCGTGTGTGTATGCCCTGGCATGCACGCGTTTTGGGGGGGAGGGATGGATGTATATGGTGTCTGgatttggtgaagttttccagtgaagagaaaaaaatttttttcttggtttaCTGTGGAAACTGACGCTAGAGAGATAGCGACTGGCATGACATAACGACAATTTAGCATAGAGTATGGTAGAGGTAGCTTAATCGAGTATAGGGTAGGATAGAGgaaattaattaattagAGATGGCAGCCCAGCAGTGGCAATGGCAAGAAGTCGAGCAAGAAGTCGAGCAAGAGAGGGAAACGATTATAAAAAGCGTCCCATTCTCTCGTGATAGAAGGTTGTCATCCAATTATCATCCCCTTTATCCGTTTTATAGTATGATATAGTTTGCTAATATAAGTACAAGCATAGTATCAGCAGTATCGACGCCCAAAACAGACTTTTTTATTACCTATTAGCAGCAACCCTTGGCCTAAATGAGCACACGTGAAGGTGAATATTCATCGAAGTATAtggtggaagaagaagataattCCGGGGTGGACTCTGCATCAGCAGCCCCTATGGAAACTGACATTGAGAATTACGCTGAGTACAGCGAGAAAAGGCCTAGCAAGAAGGCTACCATTGCATCAGTTGCGTTTTTAGGTTATTCGAGTCTTGGGTCGATTTACGGTGACATTGCCACGTCGCCATTGTATACGGTGCCATCGATCTTCAGCGGTAGCAACCTCGATGTCACGGAGAATAACCTTATGGGTGTTGTTTCGTGTATCTTTTGGCTATTCACGATCGTTGTTATTGTGAAATACACCAGTCTTGTGCTAGTTTACGGTCCAAACGACGGTGAGGGTGGTCAAATTGCGTTGTACTGTAAGATTGCCAAGTGCTTGAGAAACGGTCCTGTTGACCAGCTCATGCTCCAAAACAAGACCCAGAGTGAGGACCAGTTGCTATTGTCTCGTTACGAAACTACCAACAGTCAAACCACCTCGATTTTCAAGCACGAAAGCTCTTGGCTTCAAAACAAGAGCTTCAGAAAGTGGGTTGGTCGTGTTACGTTGATTTTGTGCTTTTTGGGTTGTTCCATGGTTATCAGTGACGGTTTGTTGACCCCAACTACATCTGTTTTGAGTGCCATGGAAGGTATCACTGTTGCAGTGCCTTCTTTCCACGGCAAGACCATGCCTACCTCTGTTGCTATCCTTGTTGTGTTGTTCCTCGCTCAAGTTATGGGTATCGGTAAAATCACCATGCTGTTTTCTCCAATCGTCGCTCTATGGTTCATTGTCCTATTGGTTATCGGTGGTATTAACATCGCTGCCGCCCCAAGAATCTTCAAGGCCTTGAACCCCGTTGAGGCAATCAACTTGTTGCGTCGTCAAGGAAAAATTAACATCATGGGTGACGTTATGTTGTCCATCACCGGTGTGGAAGCCATGTTCGCCGATGTGGGTCACTTCTCGCCATTGTCGGTTCAACTCTCCTTGCTCTTGGTCGTTTACCCAAGTTTGATGATCTGCTACTTGGGTCAAGGTGCATACTTGATCAAACACCCTGAGCAATTGTCCAACGTCTTTTACGAGAGTATCCCAGGTAAGAGCGGTCAAGGATTCTACTGGTTTGTGTTCGTGTTGGCTATCTTGGCCACCATTATCGCCTCCCAGGCCTTGATCTTGGGTGTCTCCTCTATCTCCAAACAATTAATTGCTGTCGGGTTCCTACCGAAGCTAAAGGTGATCCACAAGTCTGCTTCCCACAGCGGCAGAATCTTCATTCCAGTGgtgaacttcttgttgatgatcGGTGTCTTGGTGTGCTGTGTCGGTTTCAAGACCAGTGCCAGAGTCACTGCTGCTTACGGTTTGACCGTCTCCATGGATTTATTCATCACCTCTCTATTCATGTCTATCATGTTTGTGTGCGTGCAAAAGTTCCATGTCGGTATTGCTGTGCTCTTCTTGTGCGTGTTCGGTTCCCTCGAGTGCTGTTTGATCGGTGCTAACTTGCTCAAGGTGCCACATGGTGCTTGGGTTCCTCTAATGGTGAGCGGTGCATTGttcatcttcctcttggTATGGCGCTGGTGTTATACCATGAAGGCTAACCGCGAGGCCCGCGACAGAATTTCTTTGACAAAGCTATTGCAAGATTGCCAACAGCAAATTACTtacagcagcaacatcaCCGGCGCTGGTATCTCACAACGCATTCAAGAGGAAGACGAgggtgatgatgatgatgatgacaacgacgatgacgatgacgatgtCGATGAAGACGCTGTAGCAAACACACAAAACACTCCGGATGTCCGTTTCTCACAGCCACCTCAAAGACGTAGCTCTAATAAGTTAGACTCTACTAGACCAGTCATCGCTAGACCAGGCTCCACCCACCACGTTGGTTCTCTAGACAAAATCCCAAGATCAAACTACGTCGGTATCATGTTCACTGACTTGGCCACTTTGCTAAAACATCCAGCAAGTGTCCCACGTCTATACAAAGACTTGACCAAAAGCTTCGGCGCCATCTCAAGAGTCTTCGCTTTTGTCGGTGTACACATCTGTAACGAGCCATACGTCGAAAACGAAGACCGTATCTTGGTCCAAAAAATGCAACAGGACGGTTTCTACCGTTGTATTGTTAGACTAGGTTTCATGGAAGCAGCATCAGAtgacgaaaagaaaatcgaaCAGCTAGTTAGTGTCTTGAGTATGGAAGAAGGTATCAACTTGCATACCATTCCAGTCGTTGAAATCTGCAGTGCAGACCAAATCATCGGTAAAACCTTGACAGAAGCATCCATCTGGAAGAAATCCTTGTACATTGCCAGGAAATTTGTCATCGAATACATCTACGCTCCAATATACTACAGTACTGAGAGGACTAACaaggaagaggaaaatgTCGTGTACTTCGGTAAAACCGTCGTCATCTAATTTATTTATctctcttcctctttttttttttttttttcttagtCAGGAAGCCAAAACCATTTGTTTGTTGCTGCTACTCCTCTCTTAGCTAGTCTAACTTACCAATAGATTAAACTAACTACTGTTCttattgttcttcaatacCTTCGCTCCATAGATTTATAGACTTGCAATGACAATTAGAACcttttgatcttcttcaggCCATTAATATGcttatataaaaaaaatattatgCATAcatattcttgtttttaGACAAGTGACAGGTTAAAGCTATAATATACATTGTAATATTTCAAATGCAGAAAGAATATTGAATTATGGCTGCGCCTGCTGCTCTGCGGGGATCCTTTAGAGCTGGAACATCAAATCCGTAAGAAGTGATGTGAAATTATTTGAGGGTCAGGTGACACCTTTCTTCTATCTCCTCTGGTACTAGcattcttatttttattagaCTAGATTACTGTGCTTTCCGCCCTCCTAGGGGGACCAGTGAACCTTGTAAGTATGTTATAACtggctgctgctgtgtGATGCcaatatatgtatacataTGGTCCAGACTCCTattgtcacgtgacactgtgatgttttttttctcgcTTTTCTCACACGGTTCGTGAGGTCCCCCCTatgaaactgaaaaatgaCCAAAAATCGACTCAGAAAAGACCGTACGAAAATCGCCTTTTTTCTCAAGTTTTCTCGTTTTTCTTCGAACAAAACCATTAgcattatttattttttttccacaCAACATGATtagaaatattataaaacaaaaaagctttattcaaattataatattatatagtATTCACCATCAAACTTACACATTAGTTTTGAATTAAATAGATATTTGTAGTTGGTTTTCAAAACTCTAGAGAATCACAGAACTACTCTGTAGGGTTAAGGATCTCTCATAATTTGTTTGCATTCGGTCTTGATCAGTGCAAGGCCTCTGGAGGAAGGACTTTTGGAAGAGTTTTTAAAGAGcgattttttttattgattAGCAATAGGCAGGTAAACTCTCGGAAATCATGTCATTACCACAAGCAGCTTCGGCTAATGTTGCGGCAACATCGAGAAGGAGGGGTCCCAATTTGAATATTGTTATTTCTTGTCCGGAATGTAAGGTATATCCACCAAAGGTTGTGGAGAGATTTGCAGAGGGAGATATAGTGTGTGCTTTATGTGGGCTTGTCTTGTCAGATAG
Coding sequences within it:
- the HAK1 gene encoding high affinity potassium transporter; translated protein: MSTREGEYSSKYMVEEEDNSGVDSASAAPMETDIENYAEYSEKRPSKKATIASVAFLGYSSLGSIYGDIATSPLYTVPSIFSGSNLDVTENNLMGVVSCIFWLFTIVVIVKYTSLVLVYGPNDGEGGQIALYCKIAKCLRNGPVDQLMLQNKTQSEDQLLLSRYETTNSQTTSIFKHESSWLQNKSFRKWVGRVTLILCFLGCSMVISDGLLTPTTSVLSAMEGITVAVPSFHGKTMPTSVAILVVLFLAQVMGIGKITMLFSPIVALWFIVLLVIGGINIAAAPRIFKALNPVEAINLLRRQGKINIMGDVMLSITGVEAMFADVGHFSPLSVQLSLLLVVYPSLMICYLGQGAYLIKHPEQLSNVFYESIPGKSGQGFYWFVFVLAILATIIASQALILGVSSISKQLIAVGFLPKLKVIHKSASHSGRIFIPVVNFLLMIGVLVCCVGFKTSARVTAAYGLTVSMDLFITSLFMSIMFVCVQKFHVGIAVLFLCVFGSLECCLIGANLLKVPHGAWVPLMVSGALFIFLLVWRWCYTMKANREARDRISLTKLLQDCQQQITYSSNITGAGISQRIQEEDEGDDDDDDNDDDDDDVDEDAVANTQNTPDVRFSQPPQRRSSNKLDSTRPVIARPGSTHHVGSLDKIPRSNYVGIMFTDLATLLKHPASVPRLYKDLTKSFGAISRVFAFVGVHICNEPYVENEDRILVQKMQQDGFYRCIVRLGFMEAASDDEKKIEQLVSVLSMEEGINLHTIPVVEICSADQIIGKTLTEASIWKKSLYIARKFVIEYIYAPIYYSTERTNKEEENVVYFGKTVVI